A genomic region of Coraliomargarita sinensis contains the following coding sequences:
- a CDS encoding MBL fold metallo-hydrolase, producing the protein MSVSFRILGSSSSGNCALLQTAHTKVLLDAGFSAKRIEQMLESIGESIDSIDAVFLTHEHGDHAQGLRGLAKRSDLPVYANRDTADAVQAKYCRKRVNWQHFQTGTAFPFRDLRVRSFRLPHDAFDPVGFTFSWGEEGDLFARPGSLAWITDLGYVPAHVREHIREVDTLVIEANYDEELLERDERRPWSIKQRIRGRHGHLSNSATYEALEAILPQSRLQKVYLGHLSKDCNNVALVQEKFAGLGDKLSVEVVDPEIGTSPAMLKQAI; encoded by the coding sequence ATGTCGGTCAGCTTCAGGATACTCGGTTCAAGTAGCAGTGGCAACTGCGCGCTTCTCCAAACCGCGCATACCAAGGTCCTGCTCGACGCCGGTTTTTCGGCCAAACGGATCGAGCAAATGCTGGAAAGCATCGGCGAATCCATTGATTCGATCGATGCCGTCTTTCTCACTCACGAGCACGGCGACCATGCCCAGGGCCTGCGCGGGCTCGCCAAGCGCAGCGATTTGCCGGTCTATGCCAACCGCGATACCGCCGACGCCGTGCAGGCGAAATACTGCCGCAAGCGGGTGAACTGGCAGCATTTTCAAACCGGCACGGCCTTTCCGTTCCGCGATCTGCGTGTCCGTTCTTTTCGGCTGCCGCACGACGCCTTCGACCCGGTCGGGTTTACCTTTTCCTGGGGCGAGGAGGGCGACCTGTTTGCCCGCCCGGGCAGCCTGGCCTGGATTACCGACCTCGGCTACGTACCGGCCCATGTGCGGGAGCATATCCGGGAGGTGGACACTCTGGTGATCGAGGCGAACTACGACGAGGAACTCCTCGAACGCGACGAAAGACGCCCCTGGTCGATCAAACAGCGCATTCGTGGGCGGCACGGTCATCTTTCGAATTCGGCCACCTACGAGGCGCTGGAAGCCATCCTCCCACAAAGCCGCCTGCAAAAAGTCTATTTGGGGCACCTGAGTAAGGATTGTAATAACGTCGCCCTCGTACAGGAAAAGTTTGCCGGGCTCGGAGACAAATTGTCTGTTGAGGTCGTCGATCCCGAGATCGGCACCTCCCCTGCTATGCTCAAGCAAGCTATTTGA
- a CDS encoding GxxExxY protein has translation MDEYTELTGIIVGAAMEVHSHWGPGLIESIYEKSLAHELKLRGIEVRRQVKLQLKYKDLELDEDFTLDLIADGKVIVELKVVKELAAIHQAQLITYMKRTDCKVGLLINFNVVILKRVFGVSRFPSKQLPSSPL, from the coding sequence ATGGACGAATACACTGAACTCACTGGGATCATTGTTGGCGCGGCCATGGAGGTGCATAGCCACTGGGGGCCTGGGCTTATTGAGAGTATTTACGAGAAAAGCCTCGCACATGAGCTTAAGCTGCGCGGTATCGAAGTGAGGCGGCAGGTGAAGCTTCAACTTAAATACAAAGACCTTGAATTGGATGAGGATTTCACTCTCGACCTGATCGCGGATGGGAAAGTCATTGTCGAACTGAAAGTCGTCAAAGAACTTGCGGCGATACACCAAGCGCAACTTATAACCTACATGAAGCGGACAGACTGCAAAGTCGGACTTTTGATCAACTTCAATGTCGTCATCTTAAAGAGGGTATTCGGCGTCTCTCGCTTCCCAAGTAAACAACTCCCTTCCTCCCCTCTCTAA
- the pyk gene encoding pyruvate kinase — MQRAHQKTKIIFTIGPATQDEATLEKLILAGVDICRINMAHADHDWSREIIRRVRKVCDRVGRHIAILMDVKGPEIRTGDVPESYQLKEGEIFDFTFGKGVGSTGEDGVRRVDVNYPSFANDMNVGDTVLVDSGLIRLEVLEIDGQRVRCKVLIPGPMGNRRHINLPGIRVNLPALTKKDQGDVDVGIEEAIDFFALSFVREAKDLEEFHAYLEKHGSSAKIIAKIEDQQAISNLVDIIKASDGLMVARGDLGIECPFEDLPIIQTEAINCCIRNTKPVIVATHMLESMIESPLPTRAEVTDIANAIREQADCVMLSGETTVGKYPVECVETIKRIAQRIESEEGTDVIRKDIPLHLPRSMMLRSAAYLAADLNGALMVFTRRGIFAQKLSSLRCSVPIYAFTDNPVLFKQLLIMRGVEPTFMEFDHDHETTIQRGFERLTHSGWCKPGDPMVVITKMYAGEKLIDSTQIREIE, encoded by the coding sequence ATGCAACGCGCACACCAGAAAACCAAAATCATTTTCACCATCGGTCCGGCCACGCAGGACGAGGCGACCCTTGAGAAACTCATTCTTGCGGGTGTCGACATCTGCCGGATCAATATGGCGCATGCCGACCATGACTGGTCGCGCGAGATTATCCGCCGCGTGCGCAAGGTGTGCGATCGCGTGGGCCGTCATATTGCCATCCTTATGGATGTAAAGGGGCCGGAAATCCGCACCGGCGATGTCCCGGAATCCTACCAACTGAAGGAAGGCGAGATCTTCGACTTCACCTTTGGCAAGGGGGTCGGCAGCACGGGCGAGGACGGTGTCCGCCGCGTGGATGTCAACTACCCGAGTTTTGCCAACGACATGAATGTGGGTGATACCGTGCTGGTCGACAGCGGCCTGATTCGTCTGGAAGTGCTGGAAATCGACGGGCAGCGGGTCCGCTGCAAAGTCCTCATCCCCGGCCCCATGGGGAACCGTCGCCACATCAACCTTCCCGGGATCCGGGTCAACCTGCCCGCATTGACGAAAAAAGATCAGGGCGATGTCGATGTCGGGATCGAGGAAGCCATCGACTTTTTCGCCCTCTCCTTCGTCCGGGAGGCCAAAGACCTCGAGGAGTTCCACGCCTATCTGGAAAAGCACGGTTCCAGTGCCAAGATTATCGCCAAAATCGAGGATCAACAGGCGATCAGTAATCTGGTCGATATCATTAAAGCTTCCGACGGTCTGATGGTGGCACGTGGCGACCTGGGGATCGAATGCCCCTTTGAAGACCTGCCCATTATCCAGACCGAGGCCATCAATTGCTGCATCCGCAATACCAAACCGGTCATCGTCGCCACCCACATGCTCGAGTCGATGATCGAGTCGCCCCTCCCCACCCGCGCGGAAGTCACCGATATCGCCAACGCCATTCGCGAACAGGCGGACTGTGTCATGCTCTCCGGGGAAACCACGGTCGGGAAATATCCGGTTGAATGCGTGGAAACCATTAAGCGTATCGCCCAGCGCATCGAGTCGGAAGAAGGAACGGACGTGATCCGCAAGGACATTCCGCTGCACCTGCCCCGCTCCATGATGCTGCGCTCCGCCGCCTACCTGGCCGCCGACCTGAACGGAGCCCTCATGGTGTTCACCCGCCGCGGGATCTTTGCCCAAAAGCTCTCTTCGCTCCGTTGCAGTGTGCCGATTTACGCGTTTACCGATAATCCGGTCCTTTTTAAGCAGCTTCTGATTATGCGCGGCGTCGAGCCCACCTTCATGGAGTTCGACCACGACCACGAAACCACCATCCAACGCGGCTTCGAGCGCCTCACCCATTCCGGCTGGTGCAAGCCCGGCGACCCCATGGTCGTGATCACCAAAATGTACGCCGGCGAGAAACTCATCGACAGCACCCAGATACGCGAAATCGAGTAA